The following proteins come from a genomic window of Pseudomonas putida:
- a CDS encoding amino acid permease: MHSGELKRGLKNRHIQLIALGGAIGTGLFLGSAGVMKSAGPSMILGYAICGFIAFMIMRQLGEMIVEEPVAGSFSHFAHTYWGGFAGFLSGWNCWVLYILVGMSELSAVGKYVHYWWPEIPTWVTAAAFFVLINAINLMNVKFFGEAEFWFAIIKVVAIVSMIGLGAYLLTSGSGGPEATVANLWSHGGFFPNGVSGLVMALAFIMFSFGGLEMLGFTAAEADKPKTVIPKAINQVIYRILIFYVGALVVLLSLTPWDTLVASIDASGGSYGSSPFVQVFSLLGSDVAANLLNFVVLTAALSVYNSGTYCNARMLLGMAEQGDAPAALAKVDKRGVPVRSILVSAAVTLVAVLLNYLMPQNALELLMSLVVATLVINWAMISYSHLKFRQHLDRTGQKPLFKALWYPYGNYVVLAFVVLILGIMLMIPGIQVSVYAIPVWLLAMFVVYMVKSRRRVDAGGAVETVAK; encoded by the coding sequence ATGCATTCAGGCGAGCTAAAGCGGGGCCTGAAGAACCGCCATATCCAGTTGATCGCCCTCGGCGGTGCGATTGGTACCGGCCTGTTCCTCGGCTCGGCAGGCGTGATGAAATCCGCCGGCCCGTCGATGATCCTTGGCTACGCCATCTGCGGCTTCATCGCCTTCATGATCATGCGCCAGCTGGGTGAAATGATCGTCGAAGAGCCGGTGGCCGGCTCGTTCAGCCATTTCGCCCACACCTACTGGGGTGGTTTCGCCGGCTTCCTGTCGGGCTGGAACTGCTGGGTGCTGTATATCCTGGTGGGTATGTCGGAGCTTTCGGCGGTCGGCAAGTATGTCCACTACTGGTGGCCGGAGATCCCCACCTGGGTCACGGCGGCAGCCTTCTTCGTGCTGATCAACGCCATCAACCTGATGAACGTGAAGTTCTTCGGTGAAGCCGAATTCTGGTTCGCCATCATCAAGGTGGTCGCCATCGTCAGCATGATCGGCCTGGGTGCCTACCTGCTGACCAGTGGCAGCGGCGGCCCTGAAGCCACCGTGGCCAACCTGTGGTCACACGGCGGCTTCTTCCCCAATGGTGTCAGCGGGCTGGTAATGGCCTTGGCTTTCATCATGTTTTCCTTTGGTGGCCTGGAAATGCTCGGCTTCACCGCCGCCGAGGCCGACAAGCCAAAGACCGTGATCCCCAAAGCGATCAACCAGGTCATCTACCGCATCCTGATCTTCTATGTCGGTGCCCTGGTGGTACTGCTGTCGCTGACCCCGTGGGACACCCTGGTCGCCAGCATCGACGCCTCGGGTGGCAGCTATGGCAGCAGCCCGTTCGTGCAAGTGTTCTCGCTGCTGGGCAGTGACGTGGCTGCCAACCTGCTGAACTTCGTGGTGCTGACTGCTGCGCTGTCGGTGTACAACAGCGGCACCTACTGCAACGCCCGCATGCTGCTGGGTATGGCCGAGCAGGGCGATGCCCCGGCGGCGCTGGCCAAGGTCGACAAGCGTGGTGTACCAGTGCGTTCGATCCTGGTGTCGGCAGCCGTGACCCTCGTTGCCGTGCTGCTGAACTACCTGATGCCGCAAAACGCGCTGGAACTGCTGATGTCGCTGGTCGTGGCCACCCTGGTCATCAACTGGGCGATGATCAGCTACTCGCACCTGAAGTTCCGTCAGCACCTTGACCGTACCGGCCAGAAGCCCCTGTTCAAGGCGCTGTGGTACCCGTACGGCAACTATGTGGTGCTGGCCTTCGTGGTGCTGATTCTCGGCATCATGCTGATGATCCCGGGCATCCAGGTGTCGGTGTATGCGATCCCGGTGTGGCTGCTTGCGATGTTCGTGGTGTACATGGTCAAGTCGCGTCGCCGGGTTGATGCGGGCGGTGCTGTTGAGACTGTGGCCAAGTAA
- a CDS encoding LysR family transcriptional regulator: MNYRHLTPSMSLLLAFEAAARHESYTRAAAELSLTQSAVSRQVQALEQQLGLTLFRREGRQVQLTDVGRLYQRELSEALGRIRSATLQALAYQSGVGTLRLATLPTFGSKWLLPRLHAFYSAHPGMLVHIHSRIETINFDTSEIDAAIGVASHDLPGLVCHRLHAEELVVILPPEAGADSQGWSPARISEEVLLNVANNPHAWGEWFSHHGLPHRAMRLGPSFELTSHLIQAVRAGIGIGLVPRILVEEELAKGELYSPGVAFASQRSYYLIYPPRNEALPSLRAFRGWLLKQI, encoded by the coding sequence ATGAATTACCGCCACCTGACCCCATCCATGTCACTGCTGCTGGCTTTCGAGGCCGCCGCCCGGCATGAAAGCTACACCCGCGCCGCCGCCGAACTGTCGCTGACCCAAAGCGCGGTCAGCCGCCAGGTACAGGCCCTGGAGCAGCAGTTGGGCCTGACACTGTTCCGTCGCGAGGGGCGCCAGGTGCAACTGACCGATGTCGGCCGCCTGTACCAGCGCGAGCTCAGCGAGGCACTGGGGCGCATCCGCAGCGCTACCTTGCAGGCACTGGCCTATCAATCGGGGGTGGGCACCTTGCGCCTGGCTACCCTGCCAACATTCGGCTCGAAATGGCTGTTGCCGAGGCTGCATGCGTTCTACAGCGCTCACCCGGGCATGCTGGTGCACATTCATTCACGCATTGAAACCATCAACTTCGACACCAGCGAAATCGATGCCGCCATCGGTGTGGCCAGCCACGACCTGCCGGGGCTTGTCTGCCATCGCCTGCATGCCGAAGAACTGGTAGTGATCTTGCCGCCAGAGGCCGGCGCCGACAGCCAGGGCTGGAGCCCGGCCAGGATCAGCGAAGAGGTGCTGCTGAATGTGGCCAACAACCCGCATGCGTGGGGCGAGTGGTTTTCCCATCATGGCTTGCCGCATCGTGCGATGCGGCTGGGGCCTAGCTTCGAGCTGACCTCGCACCTGATCCAGGCGGTACGTGCCGGGATCGGGATCGGGCTGGTGCCGCGCATATTGGTGGAGGAGGAACTGGCCAAGGGAGAGCTGTACAGCCCGGGCGTGGCGTTTGCCAGCCAGCGCAGTTACTACCTGATCTACCCGCCGAGGAATGAGGCGCTGCCGTCGTTGCGGGCATTCAGAGGCTGGTTGCTGAAGCAGATCTGA
- a CDS encoding FAD-binding protein, whose translation MIAQLSTVAPSANYPEFLEALRNSGFRGQISADYATRTVLATDNSIYQRLPQAAVFPLDADDVARVATLMGEPRFQQVKLTPRGGGTGTNGQSLTDGIVVDLSRHMNNILEINVQERWVRVQAGTVKDQLNAALKPHGLFFAPELSTSNRATVGGMINTDASGQGSCTYGKTRDHVLELHSVLLGGERLHSLPIDDAALEQACAAPGRVGEVYRMAREIQETQAELIETTFPKLNRCLTGYDLAHLRDEQGRFNLNSVLCGAEGSLGYVVEAKLNVLPIPKYAVLVNVRYTSFMDALRDANALMAHKPLSIETVDSKVLMLAMKDIVWHSVAEYFPADPERPTLGINLVEFCGDEPAEVNAKVQAFIQHLQSDTSVERLGHTLAEGAEAVTRVYTMRKRSVGLLGNVEGEVRPQPFVEDTAVPPEQLADYIADFRALLDGYGLAYGMFGHVDAGVLHVRPALDMKDPAQAALVKPISDAVAALTKRYGGLLWGEHGKGLRSEYVPEYFGELYPALQRLKGAFDPHNQLNPGKICTPPGSAEGLTPVDGVTLRGDLDRTIDERVWQDFPSAVHCNGNGACYNYDPNDAMCPSWKATRERQHSPKGRASLMREWLRLQGEANIDVLAAARNKVSWLKGLPARLRNNRARNQGQEDFSHEVYDAMAGCLACKSCAGQCPIKVNVPDFRSRFLELYHGRYQRPLRDYLIGSLEFTIPYLAHAPGLYNAVMGSKWVSQLLADKVGMVDSPLISRFNFQATLTRCRVGMATVPALRELTPAQRERSIVLVQDAFTRYFETPLLSAFIDLAHRLGHRVFLAPYSANGKPLHVQGFLGAFAKAAIRNATQLKALADCGVPLVGLDPAMTLVYRQEYQKVPGLEGCPKVLLPQEWLMDVLPEQAPAAPGSFRLMAHCTEKTNVPASTRQWEQVFARLGLKLVTEATGCCGMSGTYGHEARNQETSRVIFEQSWATKLDKEGEPLATGYSCRSQVKRMTERKMRHPLEVVLQYAQR comes from the coding sequence ATGATCGCCCAGCTGTCCACCGTTGCACCGAGCGCCAATTACCCCGAATTCCTCGAAGCCCTGCGCAACAGCGGCTTCCGTGGTCAGATCAGTGCCGACTACGCAACCCGCACGGTACTGGCCACCGACAACTCGATCTACCAGCGTTTGCCGCAGGCGGCGGTATTCCCGCTGGATGCCGACGATGTGGCACGGGTCGCCACGCTGATGGGCGAGCCGCGCTTCCAGCAGGTCAAGCTGACCCCGCGCGGTGGTGGCACCGGCACCAACGGCCAGTCGCTGACCGACGGTATCGTCGTCGACCTGTCGCGGCACATGAACAACATTCTCGAAATCAACGTGCAAGAGCGCTGGGTGCGGGTACAGGCCGGTACGGTCAAGGACCAGCTCAATGCTGCGCTCAAGCCGCACGGGCTGTTCTTCGCCCCTGAGCTGTCCACCTCCAACCGCGCCACGGTCGGCGGCATGATCAACACGGATGCCAGTGGCCAGGGCAGCTGCACCTACGGCAAAACCCGCGACCACGTGCTGGAGCTGCACAGCGTGCTGCTCGGTGGCGAACGCCTGCACAGCCTGCCGATCGACGATGCCGCGCTGGAGCAGGCCTGCGCCGCGCCGGGCCGGGTCGGTGAGGTGTACCGCATGGCCCGGGAAATTCAGGAAACCCAGGCCGAACTGATTGAAACCACCTTCCCCAAGCTCAACCGTTGCCTGACCGGCTACGACCTGGCGCACCTGCGCGACGAGCAGGGCCGCTTCAACCTCAACAGCGTGCTGTGCGGCGCCGAGGGCTCGCTGGGCTACGTGGTCGAAGCCAAGCTCAACGTGCTGCCGATTCCCAAGTATGCGGTGCTGGTCAACGTACGCTACACCAGCTTCATGGATGCGCTGCGCGATGCCAATGCGCTGATGGCGCACAAGCCGCTGTCGATCGAGACGGTCGACTCCAAGGTGCTGATGCTGGCGATGAAAGACATCGTCTGGCACAGCGTTGCCGAGTACTTCCCGGCGGACCCCGAGCGCCCCACGCTGGGCATCAACCTGGTGGAGTTCTGCGGCGACGAACCGGCCGAGGTCAACGCCAAGGTGCAGGCGTTCATCCAGCATCTGCAAAGCGACACTAGCGTCGAGCGCCTGGGCCACACCTTGGCCGAAGGCGCCGAGGCAGTCACCCGTGTCTATACCATGCGCAAGCGCTCGGTGGGCCTGCTGGGTAACGTCGAAGGCGAAGTGCGCCCGCAGCCGTTCGTGGAAGACACCGCGGTACCGCCAGAGCAATTGGCCGACTACATCGCCGATTTCCGCGCACTGCTCGATGGCTACGGCCTGGCCTATGGCATGTTTGGCCACGTCGATGCCGGCGTGCTGCATGTGCGCCCGGCACTGGACATGAAGGACCCGGCGCAGGCTGCGCTGGTCAAGCCGATTTCCGACGCCGTTGCCGCGCTGACCAAGCGTTATGGCGGCCTGTTGTGGGGTGAGCACGGCAAAGGCCTGCGCTCGGAATACGTGCCCGAGTACTTCGGCGAGCTGTATCCGGCCTTGCAGCGCCTGAAGGGCGCCTTTGACCCGCACAACCAGCTCAACCCGGGCAAGATCTGCACACCGCCGGGCAGCGCCGAGGGCCTGACCCCGGTCGATGGTGTGACCCTGCGCGGCGACCTTGACCGTACCATTGACGAGCGCGTTTGGCAGGACTTCCCCAGCGCCGTGCACTGCAACGGCAATGGCGCCTGTTACAACTATGACCCCAACGACGCCATGTGCCCGTCGTGGAAGGCTACCCGCGAACGCCAGCATTCGCCCAAGGGCCGCGCCTCGCTAATGCGCGAGTGGCTGCGCCTGCAGGGCGAGGCGAACATTGATGTGCTGGCTGCGGCGCGCAACAAGGTGTCGTGGCTCAAGGGCCTGCCGGCGCGTCTGCGCAACAACCGCGCGCGCAACCAGGGCCAGGAAGACTTCTCCCATGAAGTGTACGACGCCATGGCCGGCTGTCTGGCGTGCAAGTCGTGCGCCGGGCAGTGCCCGATCAAGGTCAATGTGCCGGACTTCCGCTCGCGCTTCCTCGAGCTGTACCACGGCCGCTACCAGCGCCCGCTGCGTGACTACCTGATCGGCTCGCTCGAGTTCACCATCCCCTACCTGGCGCACGCACCGGGGCTGTACAACGCGGTGATGGGCTCGAAGTGGGTGAGCCAACTGCTGGCCGACAAGGTAGGCATGGTCGACAGCCCGCTGATCAGCCGCTTCAACTTCCAGGCTACCCTGACCCGTTGCCGCGTTGGCATGGCCACGGTGCCGGCCTTGCGCGAGCTGACCCCGGCCCAGCGCGAACGCAGCATCGTGCTGGTGCAGGACGCCTTCACCCGCTACTTCGAAACGCCGCTGCTGTCGGCCTTCATCGACCTTGCCCACCGCCTGGGCCACCGGGTATTCCTGGCGCCGTACAGCGCCAACGGCAAGCCGTTGCACGTACAGGGTTTCCTTGGCGCGTTTGCCAAGGCAGCGATCCGCAACGCCACGCAGCTCAAGGCCCTGGCCGACTGCGGCGTGCCGCTGGTGGGGCTGGACCCGGCGATGACGCTGGTGTATCGCCAGGAGTATCAGAAAGTGCCAGGCCTGGAGGGTTGCCCGAAGGTGCTGCTGCCGCAGGAATGGCTGATGGATGTGCTGCCCGAGCAGGCGCCTGCCGCACCAGGCAGCTTCCGCCTGATGGCGCACTGCACCGAGAAGACCAACGTGCCGGCCAGCACCCGGCAGTGGGAGCAGGTGTTCGCCCGTCTAGGGCTGAAGCTGGTGACCGAGGCCACGGGTTGCTGCGGTATGTCCGGTACCTATGGGCACGAAGCTCGCAACCAGGAAACCTCTCGGGTCATATTCGAGCAGAGCTGGGCGACCAAACTGGACAAGGAAGGGGAGCCGCTGGCGACCGGTTACTCGTGCCGTAGCCAGGTCAAGCGCATGACCGAGCGGAAGATGCGTCACCCGCTTGAGGTGGTGTTGCAGTACGCTCAGCGCTAA
- a CDS encoding MFS transporter yields the protein MPARSPTPLAVTGQVVSIVLFTFIGYLNIGIPLAVLPGYVHNDLGFSAVVAGLVISVQYLATLLSRPGASRIIDNHGSKKAVMYGLAGCGLSGVFMLACAFLTHLPWLSLACLLVGRLVLGSAESLVGSGAIGWGIGRVGAANTAKVISWNGIASYGALAIGAPLGVLMVKGLGLWSMGVSIILLCVLGLLLAWPKQAAPIVSGIRLPFLRVLGKVFPHGSGLALGSIGFGTIATFITLYYASRGWANAALTLSLFGASFISARLLFGNLINRIGGFRVAIACLSVEMLGLLMLWLAPNAELALAGAALSGFGFSLVFPALGVEAVNQVSAANRGAAVGAYSLFIDLSLGVTGPLVGAVAAGFGFASMFLFAAAAAACGLVLSLYLYRQARRGRDRTTEA from the coding sequence ATGCCAGCACGCAGTCCCACGCCCCTTGCCGTCACTGGGCAAGTCGTCTCCATCGTCCTGTTCACCTTCATCGGCTACCTGAACATCGGCATCCCTCTGGCCGTGTTGCCCGGCTATGTGCACAACGACCTGGGTTTCAGTGCCGTGGTCGCCGGCCTGGTGATCAGCGTGCAGTACCTCGCGACGTTGCTCAGCCGCCCCGGCGCCAGCCGCATCATCGATAACCACGGCAGCAAGAAGGCGGTCATGTATGGCCTGGCCGGTTGCGGGCTAAGCGGGGTATTCATGCTGGCCTGCGCCTTCCTCACTCACCTGCCCTGGCTGAGCCTGGCTTGCCTGCTGGTCGGCCGCCTGGTGCTGGGCAGCGCCGAAAGCCTGGTAGGCTCGGGCGCGATCGGCTGGGGCATTGGCCGGGTGGGTGCCGCAAACACGGCCAAGGTCATCTCCTGGAACGGCATCGCCAGCTATGGTGCGCTGGCCATCGGCGCCCCACTGGGTGTGCTGATGGTCAAAGGCCTCGGGCTGTGGAGCATGGGTGTGAGCATCATCCTGCTGTGCGTACTCGGTTTGCTGCTGGCCTGGCCCAAGCAAGCCGCCCCCATCGTCAGCGGTATACGCCTGCCGTTCCTGCGGGTGCTGGGCAAGGTATTTCCGCATGGCTCGGGGCTTGCCCTGGGTTCGATTGGCTTTGGCACCATCGCCACCTTCATCACCCTGTACTACGCAAGCCGTGGCTGGGCCAATGCGGCACTGACCCTGAGCCTGTTCGGCGCCAGTTTTATCAGCGCACGACTGCTCTTTGGCAACCTGATCAATCGCATCGGTGGCTTCAGGGTGGCGATCGCCTGCCTTTCGGTGGAAATGCTCGGGCTGTTGATGCTGTGGCTGGCACCCAACGCCGAACTGGCCTTGGCGGGGGCTGCACTGAGCGGGTTTGGTTTTTCGCTGGTGTTTCCGGCGTTGGGCGTGGAGGCAGTGAACCAAGTGTCGGCAGCTAACCGCGGGGCGGCGGTGGGGGCTTATTCGCTGTTCATCGACTTGTCACTGGGGGTGACCGGGCCATTGGTCGGTGCGGTGGCGGCGGGGTTCGGCTTTGCTTCGATGTTTCTGTTCGCGGCGGCTGCGGCAGCGTGCGGGTTGGTGTTGAGCCTCTATCTGTACCGCCAGGCGCGCCGTGGCAGGGACCGTACAACAGAAGCCTGA
- a CDS encoding 4a-hydroxytetrahydrobiopterin dehydratase gives MNALNQAHCEACRADAPKVTDEELAELIREIPDWNIEVRDGHMELERVFLFKNFKHALAFTNAVGEIAEAEGHHPGLLTEWGKVTVTWWSHSIKGLHRNDFIMCARTDKVAETAEGRK, from the coding sequence ATGAATGCCTTGAACCAAGCCCATTGCGAAGCCTGCCGCGCCGATGCCCCGAAAGTCACCGACGAAGAGCTGGCCGAGCTGATCCGCGAAATCCCGGACTGGAACATCGAAGTACGTGACGGCCACATGGAGCTGGAGCGCGTGTTCCTGTTCAAGAACTTCAAGCACGCCCTGGCGTTCACCAATGCCGTGGGCGAAATCGCCGAGGCCGAAGGCCACCACCCAGGGCTGCTGACTGAATGGGGCAAAGTCACCGTGACCTGGTGGAGCCACTCGATCAAAGGCCTGCACCGCAACGACTTCATCATGTGCGCACGCACTGACAAGGTGGCGGAAACGGCTGAAGGCCGGAAGTAA
- a CDS encoding phenylalanine 4-monooxygenase, whose amino-acid sequence MKQTQYVAREPDAHGFIDYPQQEHAVWNTLITRQLKVIEGRACQEYLDGIEQLKLPHDRIPQLGEINKVLGATTGWQVARVPALIPFQTFFELLASKRFPVATFIRTPEELDYLQEPDIFHEIFGHCPLLTNPWFAEFTHTYGKLGLAATKEQRVYLARLYWMTIEFGLMETAQGRKIYGGGILSSPKETVYSLSDEPEHQAFDPIEAMRTPYRIDILQPVYFVLPNMKRLFDLAHEDIMGMVHKAMQLGLHAPKFPPKVAA is encoded by the coding sequence ATGAAACAGACGCAATACGTGGCACGCGAGCCCGATGCGCATGGTTTTATCGATTACCCGCAGCAAGAGCATGCGGTGTGGAACACCCTGATCACCCGACAGCTGAAAGTGATCGAAGGCCGTGCGTGCCAGGAATACCTGGACGGCATCGAGCAGCTGAAGTTGCCTCATGACCGCATTCCGCAACTGGGCGAGATCAACAAGGTGCTGGGCGCCACCACCGGCTGGCAGGTTGCCCGGGTACCGGCGCTGATCCCCTTCCAGACCTTCTTCGAGCTGCTGGCCAGCAAGCGCTTTCCGGTCGCCACCTTCATCCGCACCCCGGAAGAGCTGGACTACCTGCAAGAGCCGGATATCTTCCACGAGATATTCGGCCACTGCCCGCTGCTGACCAATCCTTGGTTCGCCGAGTTTACCCACACCTACGGCAAGCTCGGCCTGGCCGCGACCAAGGAACAACGTGTGTACCTGGCGCGCTTGTACTGGATGACCATCGAGTTTGGCCTGATGGAAACCGCGCAAGGCCGCAAAATCTATGGTGGTGGCATCCTCTCGTCCCCGAAAGAGACCGTCTACAGTCTGTCCGACGAGCCTGAGCACCAGGCCTTCGACCCGATTGAGGCCATGCGTACGCCCTACCGCATCGACATTCTGCAACCGGTGTATTTCGTGCTGCCGAACATGAAGCGCCTGTTCGACCTGGCCCACGAAGACATCATGGGCATGGTCCACAAAGCCATGCAGCTGGGTCTGCATGCACCGAAGTTTCCACCCAAAGTCGCTGCCTGA